The sequence below is a genomic window from SAR202 cluster bacterium.
GGCAAGCTGCAGTATCTTTTCTGCCGGGTCACCGGAGAGCAGCAAATGGTCCTGGTCGCGGGCGCCCTCCTTCTCAATCTCCCCGCTGATGAACGAAAGGTAGTCGCTCGCAAGGCTTTCCAGGTTGGCGAACGCTTTTGCCCTCACCCGCGCCGGGCGGCCTCTGGGCTCCTGGCCGCCCTGCTAGGGGTTCGGCGGAGCGACGAAAACGGTGGTGACCTTCGCCTTCAGCGCGCTTGCCAATGCGGCGGCATGCGGGATCGCCTGCTCCGCCAGCGGGGACCCATCGAGTGGCAACACGACCCGTTCGACCTTGATACTCTCCTCTGAGCGCGCGTTTCCCCTGACGACTAGCACTGGGGTCGTGGATGTCCTGACCACCTTGTCTGTAACGCTCCCCAACATCCATCGCTTTATCCCGGAACGGCCGCGCGTGCAGATCACTATCAGAGTTCTCGGGGCGCTTTCAGCGGCCTGGACGATGCGGTTTGCGGCGTTGCCTTCCGCAAGGGTGTAGGTTGTCTTGCAGGCGGCGCCTGTGAGGGTGGCCACAACCTGGGACAGGTCTTCGCTCGTTACCTGGTGCTGGGGTGTATTGAAGCTTCTGAGCCTCTGTGCAACCGAGCGTGGAGTAATTTCGGTCTCGTTTACGGATATGAGCTCGATGGGGGACGAGAAGGCGCGGCACAGCAGCCGGGCGTACGGCAGCGCGCTCTCAGCTATCGACGAACCGTCCAGGGGAACGAGGATCCGGGAGTACAACGCCGCAAGGGCCTTTCGCGCCGCCGGAGCGGGCGGCAGTGTTACTGTCGCATCGTAATGTAACGCGCAGTCCACTGTAAAGCGAAACGCGCTCCGGCCACCGGGGGCGAGAGCGCGATGCCCGGCGAAAGGCGCGGCGTTCAGCTCATAACGTTGTGGGAGGTCAGGAACGGGGCTTCCTGCTGCTCCACGAGCGTCTCGGCAAGGAGCTCGAGCACATGGACGCGCGACTCCAGGGAGAGCTCCATGATGACCAGGTCCTGCAGGTTGCCGGAGGTGTCGCGAATGCGGTCGCGCAGAACGGCGGATTCCACGAACCCCGCGCGCCTGGCGGCCTGTATGGCGGCGTGCTCGCGGCGCTTGACCAGCTCAAAGACCAGCTTCGTGAGCTTGAGGGCCTCACCCACGTCTATCAGCTCCTTGATCATCTTCGCCGCCAGCCCGCGGCCCCGAAGCTCGGGGTCGACGGTGACGCGCACCTCACCGATATGTCTTCGCGCCGGCGCCCAGTCCCGGTGCAGAGTGGCATCGGCAATAATCCTGTCGTCCACAACCGCCAGAATGGGTATTGTGAAGTCCAGGTTCATGTGCTCCGTCCACTGGCGAACGACCTCAGGTGATGTCACGTTGTCCTTCAGGTAATAGCGGTCTTCTTCGGGGATGCGCTGAAAGAATTGTACGAGGGGTATCTTGTCTTCACGCTTGAGGAGCCTCAGAGTTGCCCTGGTGCCGTCATCCAGAGTGATCTGGATGGGGTATCGCTTGAATATCGTTTCCATTTGTCGCCTCCGCGAGACCGTCCCAACAATGCGCTTCACAACAAGTCCATGGTAAGCATCAAAAAGTCGTTCGTCTACGCCTTTTCGAATCTCTTTTTCGCGCGATAAACGACGGTTTTATTTGTGAAATTCTTCGCAATTTTCGGATGGATTAGCGGCGTCCCTTGCGGCGAGAGACGAGTACCGCAAATGCAACTGCCGACATTGCGAGCGCGCCGTCCGCCGGCCCGCCCGAGCGCCGCGGGTTGCAGCCGCCTCCCGATGCCGGACCCTGGGCCGTGGGAACAGCCGTGGCCGATGGCGACGGCGCAGTGACAACCGGGGTGGGCGTCGCCGCCTCTGCCGAAGGGAACGGGTAAGGTGTCAGAGTGTACGGCATGAGCGTGGGGTAGGGGACCGGAGTGGGCAGCGAGCTGAGGTCCGGCGCCTCCAGAAGCTCACCGCCCACGCTCTTCCGCCACAGGTTCTCCATCCCCTCCCGGTCCACTCCGTAGGCCTCTTTCAGCGCGTCGTCCATGCTCTTTCCGCCCTTATAGGCCGCGAGCAAAGTGCGCATCTGCGCCGCGCCGTACTCGTCAATCATGTACCGCACCATCGCGCGCGATTGCCCGTAGAAGATGAGCACCTGGTCAGCAGGGCCAGGCAGCCCGCCCATGTACGTAATCGGCAAGAGCTTATCGTTTCGAATAGCGGAGCGGAGGGCGGACTCGTAGCCGTTGACCGTGCTCACGTTGCCGTACTCCGCCAGCCCCTCGTGCAGCCAGGAGGGCACCATGCGGTAGAGGCCCTCCCCGGCGCGGTGCACCAGGATGTGCGTTACCTCGTGGGAAGCCGTGCCGCGCGCGCCCCTGTTTCCCCCCAGAACAAGCAGCGTGCCCATCTCGTTAAACGCCTGGCCCTCAGTAACGAGGGTGCTGTCCGATACCGCGCTTCGGGTCGCCAGCGCGCTACGCATTTCGCTAACGGAGTTGAAGACAGTAACCCTTATCGGCGCCTCGGTGTCCGCGCCAAGTATCGGCCCCATCTTGGCGAGAGTGTCCACGATGGTGTTGAGTATCTGGTCCGCCGAAGAGCGAGCGCTGCCGTGGTACGCCAGCTTCACCGGCCCACGCGAAATTTCACTCCATTCGAAGCGCGGGTCGTGGTACACCATCGTCTGGCGCGGGGTCTGCAGCCGGTTGCCGGCTGTGTCCACAATCTCGAAGCTGTAAGTGAGCTCCGTTCCGGGCGGGATGTAGCTTGAGGCCGTGTCCGTGCGCCAGAGAAGCTCTCCGGCTACCTGCCTGCCGGGCTGGACCGGAATGTAGTTGAACGCTGAGTGCTCCACCAGCCCCACGTTGAGTCGCACGGCGATGGACGCGATATCGTTATCGCCGCTCGCCGACGCCCTGATGCGGATGCCGCTGGGGAACTCGCTCACGACGCCGGAGGAGTCCAGCCGTATCCCGGTCGATTGGGCGTGGGCAGTGGATGAGAAGACGGATATGGCGAACAGAGCGGCAGCCAGCAGCAAGGCCAGCCGAGTTGCCGTGCCTGCATTTGTTCTGGAAAGGAGTGTGCGAATGTGCCAGGGCTCCGGTGAGACTTGAGAGGAACGTTGTCGGTATTATCGTAGCAGGGCTGTCGCAGTGTAAAACGAGGCCGGAAACGCGGAGGTTGGTGTGCGTTCCTCGGCCGTACCCTTTCCATGTGCCATTGCGCGCCCGTGGGGAGGTCGGGATGGGAGCGCTGAAGGCGCGGGCTAGCTCAGCCCAGGGAGTAGCCCACTCCGCAGAGCCTCCGTGGGCTACTCCCTGGGTCCCAGACCGAAGAAATTCTTAAGGTCTGAAGGGCCGAGGTAATCTCTTGCCTGGCCAGTGACCATCTCGCCCTTTCAGGGCTAGGTGAAATATCGCATCTCTTACCCAGGGCTGCGTGCCTTCGCCGAGCCTTCGGCACTCCACCCTGGGCTTAGATAGCCCGCGCCTTCAGCGCTCCCAGCAACCCATCCCCATTTGCATCCGATGACATGCGGCTTTGAGTTGTTCGAGGAATTGTATTCTGGGCGGCTGCCCTTACTGCTTGTGGCGTTTCATCTCGTCGCGGTACCACTGGTCGCCGTAGAGGTCGCGCTTGGAGTTCCACCGGTACGGCACCGGCATCATGGGCTGGGAGCGCAGCTCCGGCGGCAGCGGCAGCTTCACAGGCGCATGGTTGCGGCGGTGCGACTCCCGCAGCGCCACGGATATCTCAAACGCTTTCTGCTGGTCCACGCCGCTGCACCGCAGCTCGATACCCCTGTCCAGCGAGTCGACGATCGACTGCAGGGTTACCTTGAGGCGCGGGTCGGGCATCAGCCAGCCCTCCTCGTCGCGCTTGTTGTCGAACTCATCGGGGATATCAGGCACCAGCCCGGGTACCTCTACCATCCCGCCGAAGGCGTTCGGGCCGGCGTCTTTCGACTTCTTCCAGAACCGCAGGCGGCGCCCGTCGCTCGCGAAGACGCCCTCCGTCCCTATTACCTCCACCCCGTGCTTGGCGGACGGCTTGTTGTGGATGTGCCCCTCGATACCATTCGTGAAGCGTATGTAGCCGCCGATGCCCTCCAGCCCCTCGTCGTGGTCGCTCCAGGGGTCGCCGTTCCGTGCCCCACCACCCACTCGGCGTCGGCGTCCACGCCGCTCTTGCCGCGGATAAACTGGCCCAGCGCGAACATCTTCATCCACGCCAGAGCGTTGCAGCCGCCCTGGACGATGTTCGAGTAGGAGTGGACGCTGCGCACGTCGCCAATCTGCCCGGCGGCGATCAGCTCGCGCGCCTTCCAGTGCTCTGCATAGTTGCGGTCCACGTTGCCGGACTGGTACCTGCTCCCGGCCTTCGCGCACTCCTCGACCATGCTGTCCAGGTCCGAAAGCCGGGAGACGATCGGCTTCTCAGAGACGATGCCGGGCACCCCGGCCCTGGCGCAGGCGATGACTATCTCCGGGTTGGGCTTCACGGGGAGGACGAGCACCGCGATGTCCAGCCGCTCCTTGGCCAGCATCTCGCTGTAGTCCTGGTAGCCCGGGACCTTGAAGCGCTCCGAGAAGAGATCGAGGGTCTCCTTCCCGCGGTTGCATCCGGCCACGAGCTCCATTGCCGGGTTAAGGACCACCGCCCTGGTAAAGAAGGTGCCCTGCCTGCCAACGCCGATGACGCCTGTGCGGTAGCGGCCTTCGCGAAGCTGCGCCATTTCTGCCCCCTAACTGATGACCTCCCTGCCGAGGACCAGCAGGCTGGTGGAGATGATGATCGCCATCGTCACCCGGCGGAATAGCTGCTCGTTCATGCGGGTCAGCAGCGCGCTGCCGACCTTCAACCCAAGGAGCATCGCCGGGATGGCGAACAGTATGAGGACTACCCGCTCCAGAGTAAAGAGCCCGCTCGCGGCGTAGCCGAGGAAAGAGACGGCGTCGATGCCGATGAAGCAGAAGACCAGGTTGGCCCGGACCTCCTGCTTATTCCAGTTGCGGGCAAGCAGGAGGATCGCGATGAGAGGGCCGCCGACGCCCAGGGCGGGACCCATGACGCCCACGCTGAACGCGAGTATCGGGCCAAGAATTTGCGAGACGGGCACGCGGAAGTCGCGGCGTGAGCTGAAGACCAGCACCAGCGCCAGCAGGATAATAAGGCTGGATATGCCGATTCTGAGCCGGCCGGCAGAGACATTGGCCAGGATGAACACGCCTATCGGCGCGCCCGCCAGCCCGGCCAGCACAAGAGGCAAGGTGCTTCTCACGCGCACGTGTTTCCAGGAGCGCGAGAGGATGCCCGCCTCCAGCCCCAAAGCCATCGTGTTGACCATAATGACGGCGGTCTGCGGCGCGAGAACGAGGAGGATAATCGGCATGCCGACCATGCCGATCCCGAACCCTACCGCACTCGCTAGCACCGAGCCGATGAAGACGGCCGCGACAGTCACGACCAGAGGAATGGCTTCCGGCAAGCTATTGCTTCTCCCACTCCTCTACACGCACGACATTGCCGATCTCCGACACCACC
It includes:
- a CDS encoding universal stress protein, which translates into the protein MRAKAFANLESLASDYLSFISGEIEKEGARDQDHLLLSGDPAEKILQLAQALPNSVVAMSTHGRSGLQALFLGSVTDRVIRYSEAPVLVVRPKALAF
- a CDS encoding universal stress protein, translating into MYSRILVPLDGSSIAESALPYARLLCRAFSSPIELISVNETEITPRSVAQRLRSFNTPQHQVTSEDLSQVVATLTGAACKTTYTLAEGNAANRIVQAAESAPRTLIVICTRGRSGIKRWMLGSVTDKVVRTSTTPVLVVRGNARSEESIKVERVVLPLDGSPLAEQAIPHAAALASALKAKVTTVFVAPPNP
- a CDS encoding GNAT family N-acetyltransferase, whose translation is METIFKRYPIQITLDDGTRATLRLLKREDKIPLVQFFQRIPEEDRYYLKDNVTSPEVVRQWTEHMNLDFTIPILAVVDDRIIADATLHRDWAPARRHIGEVRVTVDPELRGRGLAAKMIKELIDVGEALKLTKLVFELVKRREHAAIQAARRAGFVESAVLRDRIRDTSGNLQDLVIMELSLESRVHVLELLAETLVEQQEAPFLTSHNVMS
- a CDS encoding Gfo/Idh/MocA family oxidoreductase; this encodes MAQLREGRYRTGVIGVGRQGTFFTRAVVLNPAMELVAGCNRGKETLDLFSERFKVPGYQDYSEMLAKERLDIAVLVLPVKPNPEIVIACARAGVPGIVSEKPIVSRLSDLDSMVEECAKAGSRYQSGNVDRNYAEHWKARELIAAGQIGDVRSVHSYSNIVQGGCNALAWMKMFALGQFIRGKSGVDADAEWVVGHGTATPGATTTRGWRASAATYASRMVSRGTSTTSRPPSTGWR
- a CDS encoding sulfite exporter TauE/SafE family protein; the protein is MPEAIPLVVTVAAVFIGSVLASAVGFGIGMVGMPIILLVLAPQTAVIMVNTMALGLEAGILSRSWKHVRVRSTLPLVLAGLAGAPIGVFILANVSAGRLRIGISSLIILLALVLVFSSRRDFRVPVSQILGPILAFSVGVMGPALGVGGPLIAILLLARNWNKQEVRANLVFCFIGIDAVSFLGYAASGLFTLERVVLILFAIPAMLLGLKVGSALLTRMNEQLFRRVTMAIIISTSLLVLGREVIS